The Syntrophorhabdaceae bacterium sequence GATGTGGCAAAGGGTTTTCTCCCTGTTATGATAGCCAATTATTATAGCAACTCATCTTTCTTTGTATCACTCATAGGATTTTCTGCATTTATCGGGCATCTATACCCTGTTTATCTGAGATTTAAAGGTGGCAAAGGGGTCGCAACTGCCCTTGGTGTATATCTTGCCATAAGCCCTTTGGCAATATTGATTGATATCTTGATCTTTACTTCTGTCCTCTTTAAATGGAGATATGTCTCCTTGGGTTCGCTTGTAGGGACTTTTATGATGCCTGTGATACTTATTATTCTTGGAAAACCCTATATGTATATCATCCTTTCCATCCTGATCGGTATATTTATCTTCATAAAACATAGAGATAATATAAGGAGGCTTGCAAAGGGAGAAGAAAATAAATTCAAGACATAGCCTGTAATTCCCTTAGACAAATAGAGAAACCAACTTTTTATTCTTTATATCTGCAAGGCCTCTGTCAGTAATCCTCAAGAAAGGAAGACCTGTAAAAGGTATGGTCTGGATGGTAAGGAAAGGCCTTTCGAATGACGACCCTATTGTCTTCATCTTTTCTTCGAGTTCTATAGTCTTATTCTTTATCTCTGCCATACTTGATA is a genomic window containing:
- the plsY gene encoding glycerol-3-phosphate 1-O-acyltransferase PlsY, producing MTLQAFFVIVAYLIGSIPVGLLLSKIQGKDPRNIGSGNIGATNVMRTAGKTAGIVTLLGDVAKGFLPVMIANYYSNSSFFVSLIGFSAFIGHLYPVYLRFKGGKGVATALGVYLAISPLAILIDILIFTSVLFKWRYVSLGSLVGTFMMPVILIILGKPYMYIILSILIGIFIFIKHRDNIRRLAKGEENKFKT